A genomic region of Chryseobacterium sp. KACC 21268 contains the following coding sequences:
- the dnaJ gene encoding molecular chaperone DnaJ codes for MAKRDYYDILEVSKSASADEIKKAYRKMAIKFHPDKNPGDKEAEEKFKEAAEAYEVLSDDNKKARYDQYGHAGVGGAAGGGFGGGGFGGGMNMEDIFSQFGDIFGGGGFGGGQQRQQQSRGSNLRVRIKLNLEEMISGTQKTIKVKKMKLAKGVTSKTCPTCGGSGVQVRMMNTMFGQMQTQTTCGTCQGVGKVADKIPAGANAQGLVKEDEEITINIPAGARDGIQLNVRGKGNDAPLGGTPGDLLVVVEEEVDKTIKREGDNLHQELYVSFAEAALGTTKEINVVGGKVKIKVDEGTQSGKILRLAGKGLPNIEGYGGKGDMFVHINVWTPQKLTKDQKEFFQKQLENGDMNAEPTGKEKTFFEKVKDMFN; via the coding sequence ATGGCGAAGCGCGATTATTACGATATATTAGAAGTCAGCAAATCAGCAAGTGCTGACGAGATCAAGAAAGCCTACCGAAAAATGGCGATCAAATTTCACCCGGACAAAAATCCAGGTGATAAAGAAGCAGAGGAAAAATTCAAAGAAGCGGCAGAGGCGTATGAAGTTCTAAGCGACGACAACAAGAAAGCGAGATATGACCAATATGGTCACGCTGGCGTTGGCGGTGCAGCAGGTGGCGGATTTGGCGGCGGCGGATTCGGCGGCGGAATGAATATGGAGGACATCTTCAGTCAGTTCGGTGATATTTTCGGCGGTGGCGGATTTGGTGGTGGTCAGCAAAGACAGCAGCAGTCTCGCGGTTCTAATCTTCGTGTCCGAATCAAATTGAACCTGGAAGAAATGATCTCTGGTACTCAGAAAACCATCAAGGTCAAAAAAATGAAGTTGGCAAAAGGCGTAACTTCCAAGACTTGTCCTACTTGTGGCGGAAGCGGTGTTCAAGTGAGAATGATGAACACAATGTTCGGACAGATGCAAACGCAAACGACTTGTGGAACTTGCCAAGGTGTTGGGAAAGTAGCGGACAAAATCCCTGCTGGAGCCAATGCGCAAGGTCTTGTGAAAGAGGATGAAGAGATCACGATCAATATTCCGGCTGGTGCAAGAGACGGAATCCAACTGAATGTAAGAGGCAAAGGAAACGACGCGCCACTTGGTGGAACGCCGGGTGACCTTTTGGTTGTGGTAGAAGAGGAAGTGGACAAAACCATCAAACGTGAAGGCGACAATCTTCATCAGGAATTGTATGTTTCTTTCGCAGAAGCAGCTTTGGGAACGACTAAGGAAATCAACGTGGTTGGTGGAAAAGTGAAGATCAAAGTGGATGAAGGAACACAATCTGGCAAAATCTTAAGATTGGCAGGAAAAGGTCTTCCAAACATCGAAGGTTACGGTGGCAAAGGCGATATGTTTGTTCATATCAATGTCTGGACGCCACAAAAGCTGACGAAAGACCAAAAAGAATTCTTCCAAAAACAATTGGAAAATGGCGATATGAACGCCGAACCCACCGGAAAAGAAAAAACATTCTTTGAGAAAGTAAAAGATATGTTCAACTAA
- a CDS encoding metal-dependent transcriptional regulator — MNSLTEENYLKALYHLVNENDEVSVNDLSRQLNIKMPSVNSMVKKFAEKNWVKYESYKPIKLTESGKKEASLIVRKHRLTEMFLVEKMGFGWENVHEIAEQLEHIHSDAFFDKMDEILNYPKMDPHGEPIPDKDGNVIQPDHKKLSKCKENETVELASVTTSSEDFLNFLNKRDLSLGTQLKILQIEGFDQSMLIAYNGREENFSKTVCERLLVK; from the coding sequence ATGAATTCCTTGACCGAAGAAAATTACCTGAAAGCACTTTATCATCTTGTGAATGAGAATGATGAAGTTTCTGTGAACGACCTCAGCCGACAACTCAACATCAAAATGCCTTCTGTCAACAGTATGGTAAAGAAATTTGCGGAAAAAAACTGGGTGAAATATGAATCGTACAAACCCATCAAACTCACAGAATCTGGAAAAAAAGAAGCGTCGCTCATCGTGAGAAAACACCGATTGACAGAAATGTTTCTCGTAGAAAAAATGGGATTTGGCTGGGAAAATGTCCACGAGATCGCGGAACAATTGGAACATATCCATTCCGATGCGTTTTTTGATAAAATGGATGAGATTCTGAATTACCCAAAAATGGATCCTCACGGCGAACCCATTCCTGACAAAGATGGAAACGTCATTCAGCCTGATCACAAAAAACTGAGCAAGTGCAAGGAAAATGAAACAGTAGAATTGGCCTCCGTTACAACCTCATCAGAAGATTTTCTGAATTTCCTTAATAAAAGAGATTTGAGCTTGGGAACACAATTGAAAATCTTGCAAATCGAAGGTTTTGACCAATCGATGTTGATTGCTTACAACGGGCGCGAAGAGAATTTTAGCAAGACGGTTTGTGAGAGGTTGTTGGTGAAGTAA